One stretch of Variovorax sp. 54 DNA includes these proteins:
- a CDS encoding 3-hydroxybutyrate dehydrogenase: protein MQLKDKVAYITGSASGIGKEIAILFAQEGAKIIIADLNKEAADATAAELKATGAQAIGVAVDVTNEDQVNASVEEGAKAFGGIDILISNAGIQIVHPVEEFSFADWKKMLAIHLDGAFLTTKACLKHMYAQGRGGSVIYMGSVHSKEASLLKAPYVTAKHGLIGLAKTVAKEGAKHGVRANVICPGFVRTPLVEKQIPEQAKTLGISEQEVIKNVMLKETVDGEFTTTEDVARVALLFAGFPTNALTGQSLVVSHGWFMQ from the coding sequence ATGCAACTCAAGGACAAGGTCGCCTACATCACTGGCTCGGCCAGCGGCATCGGCAAGGAAATCGCCATCCTCTTCGCGCAGGAAGGCGCGAAGATCATCATTGCCGACCTCAACAAGGAAGCGGCCGACGCCACCGCCGCCGAACTGAAGGCCACGGGCGCGCAGGCCATCGGCGTGGCGGTCGACGTGACGAACGAAGACCAGGTCAACGCTTCGGTGGAAGAGGGCGCCAAGGCCTTCGGCGGCATCGACATCCTCATCAGCAACGCCGGCATCCAGATCGTGCATCCGGTCGAAGAGTTCAGCTTCGCCGACTGGAAGAAGATGCTCGCGATTCACCTCGACGGTGCGTTCCTCACCACCAAGGCTTGCCTCAAGCACATGTACGCGCAAGGCCGCGGCGGCAGCGTGATCTACATGGGCTCGGTGCACTCCAAAGAGGCGTCGCTGCTGAAGGCGCCTTACGTCACGGCCAAGCACGGCCTCATCGGGCTGGCCAAGACGGTTGCGAAAGAAGGCGCCAAGCACGGCGTGCGCGCCAACGTGATCTGCCCGGGCTTCGTGCGCACGCCGCTGGTCGAGAAGCAGATTCCCGAGCAGGCGAAGACGCTGGGCATCAGCGAGCAGGAGGTGATCAAGAACGTGATGCTCAAGGAAACGGTGGATGGCGAGTTCACGACCACGGAAGACGTGGCGCGCGTGGCGCTGCTGTTCGCGGGGTTCCCGACGAATGCGCTGACGGGCCAGTCGCTCGTGGTGAGCCACGGCTGGTTCATGCAGTGA
- a CDS encoding YgiQ family radical SAM protein: MNAPVDVSFFARAAKPLTSYRKYWAARFGTAKFLPTSRKEMDALGWDSCDIIVVTGDAYVDHPSFGMSVIGRMLEAQGFRVGIIAQPDWQSAEPFKALGKPNLFFGVTAGNMDSMINRYTADRKIRSDDAYTPGDIGGSRPDRAAIVYSQRCKEAWNDVPIILGGIEGSLRRIAHYDYWSDKVRRSIVVDAKCDLLLYGNAERAIVEIAHRLAAKEPVQQITDVRGTAYVRRETPEGWFEINSTSVDEPGRVEAHVNPYLMVSDQAKANGATCAKEDEAKDVAKAAEAAGSPAVNPAIKPLTFMPNPALVSRTKIKVPPRDHSVIRLPSYEQVRSDPVLYAHANRVLHLETNPGNARALVQAHGEGATARDVWINPPPIPLTTAEMDLVFDLPYARSPHPRYADENGSHDGATKIPAWEMIRFSVNIMRGCFGGCTFCSITEHEGRIIQSRSEESIIKEVEAIRDSVSGFTGTISDLGGPTANMYRLGCKSPAIEAACRKPSCVYPGICPNLGTNHDPLIKIYRRARALKGIKKILIGSGLRYDLAVQSPEYVKELVQHHVGGYLKIAPEHTEQGPLTKMMKPGIGSYDKFKQMFEKYSAEAGKKQYLIPYFIAAHPGTSDEDMMNLAIWLKKNGFRADQVQTFYPSPMATATTMYHTNKNPLRKITRESETVDIVRGDKRRRLHKAFLRYHDANNWPLLREALKSMGRADLIGNGKHHLIPTWQPLTDGGYTSARRKNSTSAPVAAKAAAPVRLTPVKPSKGRILTQHTGLPPRDNGSGGKPLNKPSRKVR; this comes from the coding sequence ATGAACGCCCCCGTCGACGTCTCCTTTTTCGCGCGTGCCGCCAAGCCGCTGACCAGCTACCGCAAGTACTGGGCGGCCCGTTTTGGCACGGCCAAGTTCCTGCCGACCTCGCGCAAGGAGATGGACGCGCTCGGCTGGGACAGCTGCGACATCATCGTGGTCACGGGCGATGCCTACGTCGACCACCCCAGCTTCGGCATGTCGGTCATCGGCCGCATGCTCGAGGCGCAGGGCTTCCGCGTCGGCATCATCGCGCAGCCCGACTGGCAGAGCGCCGAGCCCTTCAAGGCGCTGGGCAAACCGAACCTGTTCTTCGGCGTCACCGCCGGCAACATGGATTCGATGATCAACCGCTATACAGCGGACCGGAAGATCCGCAGCGACGACGCCTACACGCCCGGCGACATCGGCGGCTCGCGCCCCGACCGCGCGGCCATCGTGTATTCGCAGCGCTGCAAGGAAGCCTGGAACGACGTGCCGATCATCCTCGGCGGCATTGAGGGTTCGCTGCGTCGCATCGCGCACTACGACTACTGGTCGGACAAGGTGCGCCGCTCCATCGTCGTCGACGCCAAGTGCGACCTGCTGCTGTACGGCAACGCCGAGCGCGCCATCGTCGAGATCGCGCACCGCCTGGCCGCCAAGGAGCCGGTGCAGCAGATCACCGACGTGCGCGGCACCGCTTATGTGCGGCGCGAAACGCCCGAAGGCTGGTTCGAGATCAACTCCACCAGCGTCGATGAGCCCGGCCGCGTCGAGGCGCATGTCAACCCGTACCTGATGGTGTCCGACCAGGCCAAGGCCAACGGCGCCACCTGCGCGAAGGAAGACGAGGCGAAAGACGTCGCCAAGGCGGCGGAAGCGGCCGGCTCGCCGGCGGTCAATCCGGCGATCAAGCCGCTGACCTTCATGCCCAACCCCGCGCTGGTTTCGCGCACCAAGATCAAGGTGCCGCCGCGCGACCACTCGGTCATCCGCCTGCCTTCCTACGAGCAGGTGCGCAGCGACCCGGTGCTCTACGCCCACGCCAACCGCGTGCTGCACCTCGAGACCAACCCCGGCAACGCCCGCGCACTCGTGCAGGCGCACGGTGAGGGCGCCACGGCGCGCGACGTGTGGATCAACCCGCCGCCCATTCCGCTCACCACGGCCGAGATGGACCTCGTGTTCGACCTGCCGTATGCGCGCAGCCCGCACCCGCGCTACGCCGACGAAAACGGCAGCCACGACGGCGCGACCAAGATTCCCGCGTGGGAAATGATCCGCTTCAGCGTGAACATCATGCGCGGCTGCTTCGGCGGCTGCACCTTCTGCTCGATCACCGAGCACGAAGGCCGCATCATCCAGAGCCGCTCCGAAGAATCGATCATCAAGGAGGTCGAGGCCATCCGTGATTCGGTCAGCGGCTTCACCGGCACCATCTCCGACCTCGGTGGCCCCACGGCCAACATGTACCGCCTGGGCTGCAAGAGCCCCGCGATCGAGGCGGCGTGCCGCAAGCCCAGCTGCGTGTACCCGGGCATCTGCCCGAACCTGGGCACCAACCACGACCCGCTCATCAAGATCTACCGCCGCGCGCGTGCGCTCAAGGGCATCAAGAAGATCCTCATCGGTTCCGGCCTGCGTTACGACCTGGCCGTGCAGTCGCCCGAGTACGTGAAGGAGCTGGTGCAGCACCACGTCGGCGGCTACCTGAAGATCGCGCCCGAGCACACCGAGCAGGGCCCGCTCACGAAGATGATGAAGCCCGGCATCGGCAGCTACGACAAGTTCAAGCAGATGTTCGAGAAGTACTCGGCCGAGGCGGGCAAGAAGCAGTACCTCATTCCGTACTTCATCGCCGCGCATCCGGGCACGAGCGACGAGGACATGATGAACCTCGCGATCTGGCTCAAGAAGAACGGCTTCCGCGCCGACCAGGTGCAGACCTTCTATCCGTCGCCGATGGCCACCGCGACGACGATGTACCACACCAACAAGAACCCGCTGCGCAAGATCACGCGCGAGAGCGAGACGGTGGACATCGTGCGCGGCGACAAGCGCCGCCGCCTGCACAAGGCCTTCCTGCGCTACCACGATGCCAACAACTGGCCGCTGCTGCGTGAAGCCCTGAAGAGCATGGGCCGCGCCGACCTCATCGGCAACGGCAAGCACCACCTGATCCCGACGTGGCAGCCGCTGACCGATGGCGGCTACACGAGTGCGCGGCGCAAGAACTCGACCTCGGCGCCGGTGGCTGCCAAGGCCGCTGCGCCGGTCAGGCTGACGCCGGTGAAGCCCTCGAAGGGCCGCATCCTCACGCAGCACACCGGCCTGCCGCCGCGCGACAACGGCAGCGGTGGCAAGCCGCTCAACAAGCCTTCACGCAAGGTGCGTTGA
- a CDS encoding bifunctional helix-turn-helix transcriptional regulator/GNAT family N-acetyltransferase translates to MNASASPVDPSAVKAIRQFNRFYTRRIGALDPYLDSDLSLTDVRVLYELAHRETPVASEIGRDLGFDAGYLSRILRRFETQGWLTREPHARDARQSVLRLTEAGHAAFAPLQQKSRDEAAALLAALPPAQQDQLVQAMGTVQSLLDPATPPARTQAAVLRDPAPGDIGWVVQQHGELYAREYGWDHRFEALVAGIAGEFLLKFQPEWERCWIAELNGERVGAIFVVRKSATVAQLRMLILTPAARGLGLGGRLVDECIAFARRKGYKKMTLWTNTCLTAARSIYAKRGFQLTHSEPHEGYGQPQVGETWELKL, encoded by the coding sequence ATGAACGCTTCTGCCAGCCCCGTCGACCCGTCCGCCGTCAAGGCGATCCGCCAGTTCAACCGCTTCTACACGCGCCGCATTGGCGCCCTCGACCCCTACCTGGACAGCGACCTGTCGCTGACCGATGTGCGCGTGCTCTACGAGCTGGCGCACCGCGAAACCCCGGTCGCCAGCGAGATCGGGCGCGACCTGGGTTTTGATGCCGGCTACCTCAGCCGCATCCTGCGCCGCTTCGAAACCCAGGGCTGGCTCACGCGCGAGCCGCACGCCCGCGACGCGCGCCAGAGCGTGCTGCGCCTCACCGAAGCCGGCCACGCCGCGTTTGCGCCGTTGCAACAGAAATCGCGCGACGAAGCCGCCGCCCTGCTCGCTGCGCTGCCGCCGGCGCAGCAAGACCAGCTGGTGCAGGCCATGGGCACGGTGCAGTCGCTGCTCGACCCGGCCACGCCTCCGGCCCGCACTCAGGCCGCCGTGCTGCGCGACCCGGCGCCCGGCGACATCGGCTGGGTGGTGCAGCAGCACGGCGAGCTGTATGCGCGCGAATACGGCTGGGACCACCGCTTCGAGGCGCTCGTGGCGGGCATCGCGGGGGAGTTCTTGCTCAAGTTCCAGCCCGAATGGGAGCGCTGCTGGATCGCCGAGTTGAACGGCGAACGCGTCGGCGCGATCTTCGTGGTGCGCAAGTCGGCCACCGTGGCGCAGCTGCGCATGCTGATCCTGACGCCGGCCGCGCGCGGGCTGGGCCTGGGCGGGCGCCTCGTGGACGAGTGCATCGCCTTCGCGCGCCGCAAGGGCTACAAGAAGATGACGCTGTGGACCAACACCTGCCTCACGGCCGCGCGCAGCATCTATGCCAAGCGCGGCTTCCAGCTCACGCATTCGGAGCCGCATGAAGGCTATGGCCAGCCGCAGGTCGGTGAGACCTGGGAGCTGAAGCTGTAG
- a CDS encoding DUF924 family protein: protein MISDDTLPSAHDVVAFWRDAGPERWFAKSDAFDAACIDRLAAAHQAAASGRLDHWAGTGEGALALLVLLDQFPRNAWRQNPHMLATDGLALAVARRAVEAGFDQQADALMQRFFYLPFMHSEVLAEQERSVELNATQDANTQRFAVLHRDIVARFGRFPHRNRMLGRTSTQEEQKFLDDGGFAG, encoded by the coding sequence ATGATTTCCGACGACACACTCCCCTCTGCACACGACGTGGTCGCCTTCTGGCGCGATGCCGGACCCGAGCGCTGGTTCGCGAAGAGCGATGCCTTCGATGCCGCATGCATCGACCGGCTGGCCGCCGCCCACCAGGCCGCGGCCAGTGGCCGGCTCGACCACTGGGCCGGCACCGGCGAAGGTGCCTTGGCGCTGCTCGTGCTGCTCGACCAGTTCCCGCGCAACGCCTGGCGCCAGAACCCGCACATGCTCGCCACCGACGGCCTCGCGCTGGCCGTGGCGCGCCGCGCCGTCGAGGCCGGCTTCGACCAGCAGGCCGACGCTCTGATGCAGCGCTTCTTCTACCTGCCCTTCATGCACTCGGAAGTGCTGGCCGAGCAGGAACGTTCGGTCGAACTCAACGCCACGCAGGACGCCAACACGCAGCGCTTTGCGGTGCTGCACCGCGACATCGTGGCGCGCTTCGGACGCTTTCCGCACCGCAACCGGATGCTAGGGCGCACGTCCACGCAGGAAGAGCAGAAGTTTCTCGACGACGGCGGTTTCGCAGGCTAA
- a CDS encoding CHRD domain-containing protein has protein sequence MNNSTRTLWRTTLVAGLAAVALAGCGMMSKSNVANFSGAMNAASEVPPNMTRGSGMAEAWLNRDTNVLKYKIVYDGLSGPATAAHFHGPAAAGANAGVVLPFASAASPIEGQATLTPAQAADLVAGKWYANIHTAANPGGEIRGQMLPKM, from the coding sequence ATGAACAACAGCACTCGCACACTCTGGCGCACCACCCTCGTCGCCGGCCTGGCTGCCGTCGCGCTGGCCGGCTGCGGAATGATGTCGAAATCGAACGTCGCGAATTTCAGCGGCGCGATGAACGCGGCCAGCGAAGTGCCGCCCAACATGACGCGCGGCAGCGGCATGGCCGAGGCCTGGCTCAACCGCGACACCAACGTGCTCAAGTACAAGATCGTCTACGACGGCCTGAGCGGCCCGGCCACGGCGGCCCACTTCCACGGCCCTGCCGCGGCGGGTGCGAATGCCGGCGTGGTGCTGCCCTTCGCGAGTGCGGCCAGCCCGATCGAGGGCCAGGCCACGCTCACGCCGGCGCAGGCGGCCGATCTCGTGGCCGGCAAGTGGTACGCCAACATCCACACGGCCGCCAACCCGGGCGGCGAGATCCGCGGGCAGATGCTGCCGAAGATGTGA
- a CDS encoding DUF1294 domain-containing protein produces MKRQGRLVRWEAERGFGFIRSPEVSADVFVHLRDFRDRQLKPQVGMAVRFDEIHVGGKGPRAVAVEAAASASAGTVPRAASRAQPRRPSGRSAAGTPWDAWLIVIYATGLGAAVWLGRLPLFALAVVAGLSLLTLGVYAFDKSAAQAGRWRTQESTLHLLALAGGWPGAWCAQRLLRHKSSKVSFLWRFYATVALHCAALGAWVFWLSKHAALA; encoded by the coding sequence ATGAAGCGCCAAGGTCGACTCGTTCGTTGGGAGGCCGAGCGCGGCTTCGGTTTCATCCGCAGCCCCGAGGTGTCGGCCGACGTGTTCGTGCACCTGCGCGACTTTCGCGACCGCCAGTTGAAGCCGCAGGTCGGCATGGCGGTGCGCTTCGATGAAATTCATGTCGGCGGCAAGGGACCGCGGGCGGTGGCCGTGGAGGCCGCGGCCTCGGCCTCGGCGGGTACCGTACCCCGCGCAGCGTCACGCGCACAGCCGCGCCGTCCCTCGGGTCGCAGTGCGGCCGGCACGCCGTGGGACGCTTGGTTGATCGTGATCTATGCCACCGGCCTGGGCGCTGCCGTGTGGCTCGGTCGACTGCCGCTGTTCGCACTGGCAGTCGTCGCGGGGCTGAGCCTGCTCACCCTCGGGGTCTACGCCTTCGACAAGAGCGCGGCGCAGGCCGGGCGCTGGCGCACGCAGGAAAGCACGCTGCACCTGCTCGCACTCGCAGGCGGCTGGCCGGGCGCGTGGTGTGCGCAGCGGCTGCTGCGGCACAAGTCGAGCAAGGTGAGTTTCCTGTGGCGGTTCTACGCCACGGTCGCGCTGCATTGCGCGGCGCTGGGGGCGTGGGTGTTCTGGCTGTCGAAGCACGCGGCCTTGGCCTGA
- a CDS encoding acetoacetate decarboxylase — translation MNIEDVRRTAFAMPLTSPAFPPGPYRFTRREFLIVTYRTDMDALRAVVPEPLEVVEPLVKYEFIRMPDSTGFGDYTESGQVIPVQLRTAQGVEKGAYVHAMYLNDHPPIAGGRELWGFPKKLASPVLDYETDVVVGTLDYGKVRVAKATMGFKHRALDPAPILAGIAQPNFLLKIIPHVDGTARICELVRYHMVDVTLHGAWTAPASLELHPHALAPVADLPVLKVESAVHYIADMTLALGTVEHDYLA, via the coding sequence ATGAACATTGAAGATGTGCGACGAACGGCTTTCGCCATGCCGTTGACCAGCCCGGCGTTTCCGCCCGGGCCTTACCGCTTCACGCGTCGCGAATTTCTTATCGTCACCTACCGCACCGACATGGACGCGCTGCGTGCCGTGGTGCCCGAGCCGCTCGAAGTGGTCGAGCCGCTGGTCAAGTACGAATTCATCCGCATGCCCGACTCCACCGGCTTCGGCGACTACACCGAGTCGGGGCAGGTCATTCCGGTGCAACTGCGCACGGCCCAGGGCGTGGAGAAGGGCGCGTACGTGCACGCGATGTACCTCAACGACCATCCGCCGATTGCCGGTGGCCGCGAGTTGTGGGGCTTTCCGAAGAAGCTCGCCTCGCCGGTGCTCGACTACGAGACAGACGTGGTCGTCGGCACGCTCGACTACGGCAAGGTGCGCGTGGCCAAGGCCACGATGGGCTTCAAGCACCGCGCGCTCGACCCCGCGCCGATCCTTGCGGGCATCGCGCAGCCCAACTTCCTGCTCAAGATCATTCCGCACGTCGATGGCACGGCCCGCATCTGCGAGCTGGTGCGCTATCACATGGTCGACGTGACGCTGCACGGCGCATGGACCGCGCCGGCTTCGCTCGAGCTGCATCCGCATGCGCTGGCGCCGGTGGCCGATCTGCCGGTGCTGAAGGTCGAATCGGCGGTGCACTACATCGCAGACATGACGCTCGCGCTCGGTACGGTCGAGCACGACTACCTCGCCTGA
- a CDS encoding esterase-like activity of phytase family protein: protein MGWLALVGAGAVLTACGGGNGGGGGWSFPVGGGGGGTTNPPAAQSKTGTFLDAAVEGLDYVAGSAAKAATNAKGEFSCKDGETVTFSAGALALGSAACGDAITPLTLAGGSDVKADAVVNRLLALQSFDDDRDPANGIRLTPALKAALTAGALDFNAAPDAFHTALNAVLAALPAPYNARMVDSNRRMLAREHFEDTLASRLAAPVTEASTQTNQLGAIGIAVTRYQLQADTRFHVPYEGDNADIKADFPQGFLPAYGSGLAFKGKADDGALEFYAITDRGPNGDGPTAPVPGGGDGVTSTSKVFPTPSFAPSFGIVRVGKTGAVLSTSVPLKRDANTKITGLPPRSGVGSTGETPLTDRYVFDEAKAGYDAHGLDPETLVLDKARNVLWTSDEYGPFIARLNIASGVIEKKYAPGPGATDLPAVLAQRRPNRGMEGLTLDAASGVLHGFLQSPIDPRDANGKSIKAKPPGGSNTDVRHIAKFTRWLAFDPATETSKLYAYPIDGSQYDKDRTGNAKLGDVVSLGNGRFIVIEQGARKSDGKVFNKLMLVELPAHATDIKALDHNLEISSITQAASNGADYSTVVTMRKTELLDLNVLGWLAEKAEGLTVVDDQTLALVNDNDFGLGTVLLGADGKVVAGSVEDCTVDATGKLISGCPAGTISARITRGSDLERPTRIWLIKLDRKLSELRLPAL, encoded by the coding sequence ATGGGATGGCTGGCGCTCGTGGGCGCTGGCGCGGTGCTGACCGCCTGCGGCGGCGGCAACGGCGGCGGGGGCGGCTGGTCGTTCCCGGTGGGCGGTGGGGGTGGTGGCACGACCAACCCACCGGCTGCACAGTCGAAGACCGGCACCTTCCTCGACGCCGCCGTGGAAGGCCTTGACTACGTGGCCGGCAGCGCCGCCAAGGCCGCCACCAACGCCAAGGGCGAGTTCAGCTGCAAGGACGGCGAGACCGTCACCTTCAGCGCCGGCGCGCTGGCGCTGGGCAGCGCCGCATGCGGCGACGCGATCACCCCGCTGACCCTGGCCGGTGGCAGCGACGTGAAGGCCGATGCCGTCGTCAACCGCCTGCTCGCGCTGCAAAGCTTCGACGACGACCGCGACCCCGCCAACGGCATCCGCCTGACGCCCGCGCTCAAGGCCGCGCTGACGGCCGGTGCGCTCGACTTCAACGCCGCGCCCGATGCCTTCCACACCGCGCTCAACGCGGTGCTGGCCGCGTTGCCCGCTCCCTACAATGCCCGGATGGTCGACTCGAACCGCCGCATGCTGGCCCGCGAACACTTCGAGGACACGCTGGCCTCGCGCCTGGCCGCACCGGTCACCGAAGCGTCCACGCAAACCAACCAGCTCGGCGCGATCGGCATCGCCGTCACGCGCTACCAGTTGCAGGCCGACACCCGCTTCCACGTGCCCTACGAGGGCGACAACGCGGACATCAAGGCCGACTTTCCCCAAGGCTTCCTGCCGGCCTACGGCTCGGGCCTGGCGTTCAAGGGCAAGGCCGACGACGGCGCGCTCGAGTTCTACGCCATCACCGACCGCGGCCCGAACGGCGACGGCCCGACCGCCCCCGTGCCCGGCGGCGGCGATGGTGTCACCAGCACCAGCAAGGTGTTCCCGACACCGTCGTTCGCGCCGAGCTTCGGCATCGTGCGCGTGGGCAAGACCGGCGCAGTGCTCAGCACCAGCGTGCCGCTCAAGCGCGACGCCAACACCAAGATCACCGGCCTGCCGCCGCGCTCGGGCGTGGGCTCGACCGGCGAGACCCCGCTGACCGACCGCTACGTGTTCGACGAGGCCAAGGCCGGCTACGACGCCCACGGCCTCGACCCCGAGACCCTGGTGCTCGACAAGGCGCGCAACGTGCTGTGGACCAGCGACGAGTACGGCCCCTTCATCGCGCGCCTGAACATCGCCAGCGGCGTGATCGAGAAGAAGTACGCGCCCGGCCCCGGCGCCACCGACCTGCCGGCGGTGCTGGCCCAGCGCCGCCCCAACCGCGGCATGGAAGGCCTGACGCTCGACGCGGCCAGCGGCGTGCTGCACGGCTTCCTGCAGAGCCCGATCGACCCGCGCGACGCCAACGGCAAGTCGATCAAGGCCAAGCCGCCGGGCGGCAGCAACACCGACGTGCGCCATATCGCCAAGTTCACGCGCTGGCTCGCGTTCGATCCGGCCACCGAGACCTCGAAGCTCTACGCCTACCCGATCGACGGCAGCCAGTACGACAAGGACCGCACCGGCAACGCCAAGCTCGGCGATGTGGTGAGCCTGGGCAACGGCCGCTTCATCGTGATCGAACAGGGCGCGCGCAAGAGCGACGGCAAGGTGTTCAACAAGCTGATGCTGGTGGAGCTGCCGGCCCACGCGACCGACATCAAGGCCCTCGACCACAACCTGGAGATCAGCAGCATCACGCAGGCCGCGTCGAACGGCGCCGACTACTCGACCGTGGTGACGATGCGCAAGACCGAGCTGCTCGACCTCAACGTGCTGGGCTGGCTGGCCGAGAAGGCCGAGGGCCTGACGGTCGTCGACGACCAGACCCTGGCGCTGGTGAACGACAACGACTTCGGCCTGGGCACCGTGTTGCTCGGCGCCGATGGCAAGGTCGTGGCCGGCAGCGTCGAAGACTGCACGGTCGATGCCACCGGAAAGCTCATCAGCGGTTGCCCCGCGGGCACCATCAGCGCACGCATCACGCGCGGCTCCGACCTGGAACGGCCGACGCGCATCTGGCTCATCAAGCTCGACCGCAAGCTCAGCGAGCTGCGCCTCCCGGCGCTCTGA
- a CDS encoding DMT family transporter → MNARTTAALAWGGVLLAGVLWGGGALVAQFLIDGGIAPHSLSLARFALGMPLLWWLHWQATRRSPAADAGWRHLSRREQGHVVGTGAAMALNVSCWFAGIAHLGAALPTVISICCAPLIVACVSVLRGYEPFGARLLGGLVLALAGVLLLVMPAGGWGALPTGYGAGLAWSFGSAVCYALVVLGNARMPARVPAVTASAWGMSAAALCMLGVAAANGITWPEGVAQWTGAAYTGVATTSVAYLAFAWGARRLSPTAAVVGTLIEPLVAAWLAALWLAQPMAPRQWLGAALLAGAMLLLVRRNRGIV, encoded by the coding sequence ATGAATGCAAGAACAACGGCCGCCCTGGCCTGGGGCGGCGTGCTGCTGGCCGGCGTGCTCTGGGGCGGCGGCGCCCTGGTGGCGCAATTCCTGATCGATGGCGGCATCGCGCCGCACAGCCTGTCGCTCGCGCGCTTCGCGCTGGGCATGCCGCTGCTGTGGTGGCTGCACTGGCAGGCGACGCGGCGCTCGCCGGCCGCCGATGCCGGATGGCGCCATCTGTCGCGGCGCGAGCAAGGCCACGTCGTCGGCACTGGCGCCGCGATGGCGCTGAACGTGAGCTGCTGGTTCGCGGGCATCGCGCACCTGGGCGCCGCATTGCCGACGGTGATCTCGATCTGCTGCGCGCCGCTGATCGTGGCCTGCGTGTCGGTGCTGCGCGGCTACGAGCCCTTCGGCGCGCGCCTGCTCGGTGGCCTCGTGCTCGCGCTGGCGGGCGTGCTGCTGCTGGTGATGCCGGCCGGCGGCTGGGGCGCCTTGCCGACGGGCTACGGCGCAGGGCTGGCGTGGTCCTTCGGCTCGGCCGTCTGCTACGCGCTGGTGGTGCTCGGTAACGCGCGCATGCCGGCGCGGGTGCCGGCCGTCACCGCGTCCGCCTGGGGCATGAGCGCCGCGGCGCTGTGCATGCTCGGCGTCGCTGCTGCGAACGGCATCACCTGGCCCGAAGGCGTGGCGCAATGGACGGGCGCCGCCTACACCGGCGTGGCAACCACGTCGGTGGCCTACCTGGCCTTTGCCTGGGGCGCGCGCCGGCTGTCGCCGACGGCGGCGGTGGTCGGCACGCTGATCGAGCCGCTGGTGGCCGCCTGGCTCGCGGCGCTGTGGCTGGCCCAACCGATGGCGCCGCGCCAATGGCTGGGGGCGGCGCTGCTGGCGGGCGCGATGCTGCTGCTGGTGCGGCGGAACCGGGGTATCGTGTAG
- a CDS encoding patatin-like phospholipase family protein: protein MTTTPKKKPRAAAAAASSSHAAPPHPFIARRDDMRVARKALVLQGGGALGAYQAGVYAALSETELQPHWIAGVSIGAINAALIAGNAPAQRVDRLREFWHLVSSGPAQRLPSWLGDRATQNQWSATMASLVGIPGFFEPRYSPALLMGGAAPLLSYYDTSPLKATLERLIDFDRINACEARFSVGAVNVRTGNSVYFDNTRQRIGPEHIMASGALPPGFAPVHIDGDDYWDGGIVSNTPLQYVLDTHPRSEALVVLQVDLFNARGEMPHTLSGVMERQKDITYSSRTRMNTDALAANMNLQQAIADLIAKLPAGLRNDPSVVEVQAQLTHEPIDIFHLIYRDKSYELESKDYEFSRAAVEEHWESGVRDMGKTLSHPETLRADATVNGVTTFDLGEPGTGRIKRPGLSR, encoded by the coding sequence ATGACGACGACACCCAAGAAAAAGCCTCGCGCCGCCGCTGCTGCTGCCTCTTCTTCTCACGCTGCACCCCCCCATCCGTTCATCGCCCGCCGCGACGACATGCGCGTCGCCCGCAAGGCGCTGGTGCTGCAGGGCGGCGGTGCGCTCGGGGCCTACCAGGCGGGCGTGTACGCCGCGCTCAGCGAGACCGAGCTGCAGCCGCACTGGATCGCGGGCGTGTCGATCGGCGCCATCAACGCCGCACTCATTGCTGGCAACGCGCCCGCACAGCGGGTCGACCGGCTGCGCGAGTTCTGGCATCTGGTGTCTTCGGGGCCGGCGCAGCGCCTGCCGTCATGGCTCGGCGACCGCGCCACACAGAACCAGTGGAGCGCCACCATGGCCTCGCTGGTTGGCATTCCGGGCTTCTTCGAGCCGCGCTATTCACCGGCCTTGCTGATGGGCGGTGCTGCGCCGCTCCTGAGCTACTACGACACCTCGCCGCTCAAGGCCACGCTGGAGCGGCTCATCGACTTCGACCGCATCAACGCCTGCGAGGCGCGCTTCAGCGTGGGCGCCGTGAATGTGCGCACGGGCAACTCGGTGTACTTCGACAACACGCGCCAGCGCATCGGCCCCGAGCACATCATGGCCAGCGGCGCGCTGCCGCCGGGCTTTGCGCCGGTGCACATCGACGGCGACGACTACTGGGACGGCGGCATCGTGTCGAACACGCCGCTGCAGTACGTGCTCGACACGCATCCGCGTTCCGAGGCGCTGGTGGTGCTGCAGGTCGACCTGTTCAACGCGCGCGGCGAGATGCCGCACACGCTGTCAGGCGTGATGGAGCGCCAGAAGGACATCACCTACTCGAGCCGCACGCGCATGAACACCGATGCGCTCGCGGCCAACATGAACCTGCAGCAGGCCATTGCCGACCTGATCGCCAAGCTGCCGGCCGGCCTGCGCAACGACCCGAGCGTGGTCGAGGTGCAGGCGCAGCTCACGCACGAGCCGATCGACATCTTTCACCTGATCTACCGCGACAAGTCGTACGAGCTCGAGTCGAAGGACTACGAGTTCTCGCGCGCCGCGGTCGAAGAGCACTGGGAGTCGGGCGTGCGCGACATGGGCAAGACGCTCTCGCACCCCGAGACGCTGCGCGCCGACGCCACGGTGAACGGCGTGACCACCTTCGACCTCGGCGAGCCGGGCACCGGGCGCATCAAGCGGCCGGGGCTGTCTCGCTGA